One genomic region from Saprospiraceae bacterium encodes:
- a CDS encoding alpha/beta hydrolase, whose protein sequence is MAIALHSSAQRSMPLYSGTIPNNKVNEGLRDTARTFITANGQTGHFLTRIIAPEVYVYLPTTKNTGAAVIICPGGGYSGLAIDHEGHDMARRFADQGIAGIVLKNRMPNPLYVINKSTVPLQDAQRAIQLVRENAKAWKIKPNLIGILGSSAGGHLASTAGTHFATAVIDNPGQASLRPDFMILNYPVISFADSISHHGSRDNLIRESPNHPLDEKLVLLYSNELQVTPSTPPVYITHSYDDPAVPVANSIVFIAACQRNKVPVKSFFYTAGGHGYGMHNPTSPVDWFDDCLAWIKKDILKKKS, encoded by the coding sequence ATGGCAATAGCTCTGCACAGTTCAGCTCAACGATCTATGCCGCTGTATTCGGGTACTATACCAAATAACAAGGTTAATGAAGGGCTTAGGGACACTGCCCGCACTTTTATCACAGCCAATGGTCAGACAGGACATTTCCTTACCAGGATCATCGCACCTGAAGTATATGTTTATTTGCCAACTACAAAGAATACAGGTGCTGCTGTCATCATCTGTCCTGGTGGCGGATACTCAGGCTTGGCTATAGATCATGAAGGTCACGATATGGCCAGGCGATTTGCAGATCAAGGAATAGCAGGCATCGTCTTGAAAAACAGGATGCCCAATCCACTCTATGTAATCAATAAATCGACCGTGCCACTGCAGGATGCTCAGCGCGCTATTCAATTGGTCAGGGAAAATGCAAAAGCCTGGAAAATAAAACCCAACCTCATAGGTATTCTTGGGTCTTCTGCAGGTGGACACCTCGCTTCAACGGCTGGCACCCATTTTGCTACCGCTGTGATTGACAATCCAGGCCAGGCCAGTTTGAGACCTGATTTTATGATCCTCAATTATCCGGTCATTAGCTTTGCCGATAGTATTTCACACCACGGAAGCAGGGACAACCTTATCCGGGAGTCGCCCAACCATCCCCTGGATGAAAAACTGGTATTGCTTTATTCCAACGAACTGCAGGTGACTCCCTCTACCCCTCCGGTGTATATCACGCACAGCTACGATGATCCGGCAGTTCCGGTAGCCAACAGCATCGTTTTTATCGCGGCCTGTCAACGCAATAAAGTGCCCGTAAAATCCTTTTTTTATACTGCAGGTGGTCATGGATATGGTATGCACAACCCTACATCACCAGTAGACTGGTTTGATGATTGTCTTGCCTGGATCAAAAAAGACATCTTAAAAAAGAAGTCTTAG